Proteins encoded by one window of Streptomyces sp. NBC_01571:
- a CDS encoding RpiB/LacA/LacB family sugar-phosphate isomerase: MRISVSSDMDEPVARSLVAELRGRGHEVTTHGALHPGRDPRWAVCSEAAALEVAAGTAEQAVVCCWTGTGASIAANKVAGVRAALCTDAYTADGARRWNDANVLALSLRLTSEPLLKEILDAWFAAEAAEDADDRENVAHLGRLDHLGRTDP; this comes from the coding sequence ATGCGGATCTCCGTCTCCTCGGACATGGACGAACCCGTGGCCCGCTCCCTCGTCGCGGAACTGCGCGGCCGAGGCCACGAGGTCACGACACACGGGGCGCTGCACCCCGGCCGGGACCCGCGGTGGGCGGTGTGCTCCGAGGCGGCCGCCCTTGAGGTGGCCGCGGGGACCGCGGAGCAGGCGGTCGTCTGCTGCTGGACCGGCACGGGCGCGTCGATCGCCGCGAACAAGGTGGCGGGTGTCCGCGCGGCCCTGTGCACGGACGCGTACACGGCGGACGGCGCACGCCGTTGGAACGACGCGAACGTGCTGGCACTGAGCCTGCGGCTGACGTCCGAACCGCTGCTCAAGGAGATCCTCGACGCCTGGTTCGCCGCCGAGGCCGCCGAGGACGCCGACGACCGGGAGAACGTGGCGCACCTCGGACGTCTCGACCACCTCGGCAGAACGGATCCCTGA
- a CDS encoding FAD-dependent monooxygenase, producing the protein MNRWNEAGEVGHHTPVLVVGGSLVGLSTSLFLGRLGVPHLLVERHPGTSIHPRGRGNNVRTMELFRVAGAQRRIERAASVLAENHGILQAPTLVGDAGEWLFKNIDPGGGLARFSPSKWCLCSQNDLEPVLLECARELGGDLRYSTELISFEQDAEGVTARLKSRGTGEHSTVRADYLVAADGPRSPVRERLGIGQNGPGDLFHNVSVTFTSRRLAEAVGDRRFIVCYLTGPEADGALLPVDNKEHWVFHAPWHPEHGETLEEFTDERCAEHIRRATGVRNLDVEITGRAAWHAAERVAERYVDGRVFLAGDSAHEMSPTGAFGSNTGIQDAHNLAWKLAAVLGGWAGRGLLESYDAERRPVAQATSARASSRSVEHSHPGYTPAPGTGGPRGPGGPGGKGGGILNVALSYRYPRGAVLGADPTLPIVPDGMRLTGEPGSRAPHMWLERPGDRISTLDLYERSLVLLSSADGTAGWHAAAKEVAARLSVPLDSYRIGGGPGAELSPEGGTDWARVHGVTAGGAVLVRPDGFVAWRSEGPSADPGATLRDVLVALLDRR; encoded by the coding sequence ATGAACCGATGGAATGAGGCCGGCGAGGTCGGTCACCACACGCCGGTCCTCGTTGTCGGCGGCTCCCTGGTCGGTCTGTCCACGTCGCTGTTCCTGGGGCGCCTCGGCGTTCCGCACCTGCTGGTCGAGCGTCACCCGGGCACGTCGATCCATCCGCGCGGCCGCGGCAACAACGTCCGCACGATGGAGTTGTTCCGGGTGGCCGGGGCGCAGCGGCGCATCGAGCGGGCCGCGTCCGTCCTGGCGGAGAACCACGGCATCCTGCAGGCGCCGACCCTGGTGGGCGACGCGGGCGAGTGGCTGTTCAAGAACATCGACCCGGGCGGCGGGCTGGCGCGCTTCAGCCCCAGCAAGTGGTGTCTGTGCAGCCAGAACGACCTGGAGCCGGTGCTGCTGGAGTGTGCTCGGGAACTGGGCGGAGATCTGCGGTACTCCACGGAGCTGATCTCGTTCGAGCAGGACGCCGAGGGGGTGACCGCACGGCTCAAGAGCCGTGGAACGGGTGAGCACAGCACCGTCAGGGCGGACTATCTCGTCGCCGCGGACGGTCCGCGCAGCCCCGTCCGCGAGCGGCTCGGCATCGGACAGAACGGCCCGGGCGACCTGTTCCACAACGTGAGCGTCACCTTCACCTCCCGGCGCCTCGCGGAGGCCGTCGGCGACCGGCGCTTCATCGTCTGCTACCTGACCGGCCCGGAGGCCGACGGGGCGCTGCTGCCGGTCGACAACAAGGAGCACTGGGTGTTCCACGCTCCCTGGCACCCCGAACACGGGGAGACGCTTGAGGAGTTCACCGACGAGCGGTGCGCGGAGCACATCCGGCGGGCCACGGGTGTACGGAATCTCGATGTGGAGATCACCGGCCGGGCCGCCTGGCACGCGGCCGAGCGGGTCGCCGAGCGGTACGTGGACGGCCGGGTGTTCCTCGCCGGTGACTCGGCCCACGAGATGTCCCCCACGGGGGCGTTCGGCTCCAACACGGGCATCCAGGACGCGCACAACCTCGCCTGGAAGCTGGCCGCGGTCCTGGGCGGCTGGGCCGGCCGCGGGCTGCTGGAGTCCTACGACGCGGAGCGCCGTCCGGTCGCGCAGGCGACGAGCGCGCGCGCCTCGTCGCGTTCGGTCGAGCACAGCCACCCCGGATACACCCCGGCCCCCGGAACCGGCGGCCCCAGGGGTCCCGGCGGTCCCGGCGGCAAGGGCGGCGGCATCCTCAACGTGGCGCTGAGCTACCGCTACCCGCGCGGTGCGGTCCTGGGCGCCGATCCCACGCTGCCGATCGTGCCTGACGGCATGCGGTTGACGGGCGAACCGGGCAGCCGGGCACCCCACATGTGGCTGGAGCGTCCCGGTGACCGGATCTCCACGCTCGACCTGTACGAGCGGTCCCTGGTGCTCCTGAGCTCGGCGGACGGCACCGCCGGGTGGCACGCCGCGGCGAAGGAGGTCGCGGCGCGGCTGTCGGTGCCGCTCGACTCGTACCGGATCGGGGGCGGACCCGGCGCCGAGCTGTCCCCCGAGGGCGGCACGGACTGGGCGCGGGTGCACGGTGTCACCGCGGGCGGAGCGGTGCTGGTCCGCCCCGACGGGTTCGTCGCCTGGCGGTCCGAGGGCCCGTCGGCCGATCCCGGCGCCACGCTGCGGGACGTGCTCGTGGCGCTGCTGGACCGGCGCTGA
- a CDS encoding SchA/CurD-like domain-containing protein, which translates to MTSSGRISQSAFDGSKLRVILLLDLYEGAQQQFLDAYEHMCNQVASVPGHISDQLCQSIENPSQWLITSEWESAPPFLAWVNSEEHVETVRPMHSCVKDTRSMRYSILRETHRNQQDAAPKAGKAAKAAKQVQARVGDGVARHALTFTVKPGSESKVAEILAGYQAPQARVDDTTRLRRTSLFMHGNRVVRAVEVEGDLLVALRHVARQPEVRAVEEAINPYLEQDRDLGNEDSARVFFTRAALPAVHHVVADRPEPAGLRRHALYYPAKRGQGMELARLLAHQDEAAAADPKGAVYGSTVFQRDDIVVRLIDITGELDADPAASLGLKGAGKAGELERLLDGPAIGVEGSLDTERNVNRLLSHADMMPVTDRTAAHS; encoded by the coding sequence ATGACCAGCTCGGGACGTATCTCGCAGTCGGCGTTCGACGGCTCCAAGCTGCGGGTGATCCTGCTGCTCGATCTGTACGAAGGAGCCCAGCAGCAGTTCCTCGACGCTTACGAACACATGTGCAATCAGGTCGCGTCCGTCCCCGGTCACATCAGCGACCAGCTCTGCCAGTCGATCGAGAACCCCTCGCAGTGGCTCATCACCAGTGAGTGGGAGAGCGCCCCGCCCTTCCTCGCCTGGGTGAACAGCGAGGAGCACGTCGAGACGGTCAGGCCGATGCACAGCTGCGTCAAGGACACCCGCTCGATGCGGTACAGCATCCTGCGGGAGACCCACCGCAACCAGCAGGATGCGGCGCCGAAGGCCGGCAAGGCGGCCAAGGCCGCCAAGCAGGTGCAGGCCCGCGTGGGGGACGGGGTGGCCCGCCACGCCCTCACCTTCACCGTCAAGCCCGGCTCCGAGTCCAAGGTCGCGGAGATCCTGGCCGGATACCAGGCGCCCCAGGCCCGGGTCGACGACACCACGCGCCTGCGCCGCACCTCGCTCTTCATGCACGGCAACCGCGTCGTGCGCGCGGTGGAAGTGGAGGGCGACCTCCTCGTGGCCCTGCGCCATGTGGCGCGCCAGCCAGAGGTGAGGGCCGTCGAGGAGGCCATCAACCCGTACCTGGAGCAGGACCGGGACCTGGGCAACGAGGACTCGGCACGCGTCTTCTTCACCCGCGCGGCCCTGCCGGCCGTGCACCACGTGGTGGCGGACCGGCCGGAACCCGCGGGCCTTCGCCGGCACGCGCTGTACTACCCGGCCAAGCGCGGCCAGGGGATGGAGCTCGCCCGGCTGCTCGCCCATCAGGACGAGGCCGCGGCAGCCGACCCGAAGGGTGCGGTCTACGGGAGCACGGTCTTCCAGCGCGACGACATCGTGGTGCGCCTCATCGACATCACGGGCGAACTGGACGCAGACCCCGCCGCGTCGCTCGGCCTCAAGGGCGCCGGCAAGGCCGGGGAACTGGAGCGGCTCCTCGACGGTCCCGCGATCGGCGTCGAGGGCTCCCTGGACACGGAGCGCAACGTCAACCGTCTCCTGTCGCACGCCGACATGATGCCCGTCACCGACCGCACCGCGGCGCACTCCTGA
- a CDS encoding cupin domain-containing protein, whose amino-acid sequence MIQKHPRIVDLSETEPNRRRGGDIRAMLTPATAGSTSGFMGLAIVQPGERIGEHYHPYSEEFVYVVTGALEVDLDGEAHALRPDQGLLIPINMRHRFRNVGDTEARMVFHLGPLAPRPSLGHVDTEEADGHGPTPEFAAAGTDLSAPDHGRPSERSGAIK is encoded by the coding sequence ATGATCCAGAAGCATCCACGCATCGTGGACCTGAGCGAGACGGAACCCAACCGCAGGCGCGGAGGCGACATCCGGGCCATGCTCACCCCCGCCACGGCGGGCTCCACCAGCGGGTTCATGGGCCTGGCCATCGTCCAGCCCGGCGAGCGCATCGGCGAGCACTACCACCCGTACTCCGAGGAGTTCGTGTACGTCGTCACCGGCGCGCTCGAGGTGGACCTGGACGGCGAGGCGCACGCGCTCCGGCCGGACCAGGGCCTGCTGATCCCGATCAACATGCGCCACCGCTTCCGCAACGTCGGTGACACGGAGGCCCGCATGGTCTTCCACCTGGGACCGCTCGCCCCCCGTCCGAGCCTCGGTCACGTCGACACGGAGGAGGCCGACGGCCACGGGCCCACCCCCGAGTTCGCCGCCGCCGGGACGGACCTGTCCGCGCCTGACCACGGACGGCCGTCCGAGCGAAGTGGGGCCATAAAGTGA
- a CDS encoding beta-ketoacyl synthase, producing MTRRVAVTGIGVVAPGGTGATAFWDLLANGRTATRGITLFDPAGLRSRIAAECDFDPLAHGLDPELSQHADRYIQFAAVAANEAVRDSGLDTGREDPWRVGVSLGSAVGGTTRLEHDYVKVSEGGRRWDVDHRAADPQLHMAFSPSTLASVVAERFGAQGPVQTVSTGCTSGLDAVGYAFHTIEEGRADVCIAGASDSPISPITMACFDAIKATSPDNDDPEHASRPFDAHRNGFVMGEGAAVLVLEEYEHARARGAHIYCEIGGYATYGNAYHMTGLTSEGREMARAIDTTLDQARLDPTLIDYVNAHGSGTRQNDRHETAAVKRSLGAHAYKTPMSSIKSMVGHSLGAIGAIEVVACVLALKHQVVPPTANYETPDPECDLDYVPRTARPRKLNNVLSVGSGFGGFQSAVLLTGPGGRKP from the coding sequence GTGACCCGGCGGGTGGCCGTCACCGGTATCGGTGTGGTCGCTCCGGGCGGCACCGGAGCGACGGCGTTCTGGGACCTCCTCGCCAACGGCCGTACAGCGACCCGCGGCATCACGCTGTTCGATCCAGCGGGCCTGCGCTCGCGCATAGCCGCCGAATGCGACTTCGACCCCCTCGCACACGGTCTCGACCCGGAGCTGAGCCAGCACGCGGACCGGTACATCCAGTTCGCCGCGGTCGCGGCCAACGAGGCCGTACGCGACTCGGGACTCGACACCGGCAGGGAGGACCCCTGGCGGGTCGGTGTATCGCTCGGCAGCGCCGTCGGCGGTACCACCCGCCTCGAACACGACTACGTCAAGGTCAGTGAGGGCGGCCGACGGTGGGACGTGGACCACCGCGCGGCCGACCCGCAGCTGCACATGGCGTTCTCACCCAGCACGCTCGCCTCGGTGGTCGCCGAGCGGTTCGGCGCACAGGGTCCGGTGCAGACGGTCTCCACGGGCTGCACCTCCGGACTCGACGCGGTCGGCTACGCCTTCCACACGATCGAGGAGGGCCGGGCGGACGTCTGCATCGCCGGGGCGTCCGACTCTCCCATATCCCCGATCACCATGGCCTGCTTCGACGCCATCAAGGCGACGTCGCCCGACAACGACGACCCGGAGCACGCCTCCCGGCCCTTCGACGCCCACCGCAACGGCTTCGTCATGGGCGAGGGCGCGGCGGTACTCGTCCTGGAGGAGTACGAGCACGCCCGGGCCCGCGGCGCGCACATCTACTGCGAGATCGGCGGCTACGCCACCTACGGCAACGCCTACCACATGACCGGTCTGACCAGCGAGGGCCGCGAGATGGCCCGGGCGATCGACACCACGCTCGACCAGGCGCGACTCGATCCGACACTGATCGACTACGTCAACGCGCACGGCTCGGGCACCCGGCAGAACGACCGCCACGAGACCGCCGCGGTCAAGCGGTCGCTGGGCGCCCACGCGTACAAGACCCCCATGAGCTCCATCAAATCCATGGTGGGGCACTCGCTGGGCGCGATCGGGGCGATCGAGGTCGTCGCCTGCGTCCTCGCCCTGAAACACCAGGTCGTGCCGCCTACCGCGAACTACGAAACTCCCGACCCCGAGTGCGACCTGGACTACGTTCCGCGCACCGCACGCCCCCGGAAGCTGAACAACGTGCTCTCCGTGGGCAGCGGATTCGGCGGTTTCCAGTCCGCGGTGCTCCTGACCGGGCCGGGTGGGAGGAAACCATGA
- a CDS encoding ketosynthase chain-length factor, translating to MTSQRTQRPRHAAITGIGVIAPNGLRADAYWKSISEGLGVLDRITREGCEHLPLRVAGEVRSFDAASLIEERFLVQTDRFSHFAMAATVLALDDAGLGHGDPAEPYNIGVVTAAGSGGGEFGQRELQKLWGQGSRYVGPYQSIAWFYAASTGQISIRGGFKGPCGVVASDEAGGLDSIAHAARGVRRGTGAVLAGSAEAPLAPYSMVCQLGYPEISTVEDPDRAYRPFTEGACGFAPAEGGAMLVVEEAARARDRGAAIRATVAGHGATFTGASRWEQSREGLVQAIKVALDEAGCAPQEIDVVFADALGVPEADRAEALAIADALGAHGTRVPVTAPKTGIGRAYCAAPVLDTAAAVLAMENGLVPPTPNVFDICHDLDLVMSRARPAELNTALVLSRGLMGSNAALVVRRGGDSAR from the coding sequence ATGACCAGTCAGCGCACTCAGCGCCCCCGGCACGCGGCCATCACCGGCATCGGTGTGATCGCGCCCAACGGACTGCGAGCCGACGCCTACTGGAAGTCCATCAGTGAGGGGCTCGGCGTTCTGGACCGGATCACCCGCGAGGGATGCGAGCACCTGCCGCTCCGCGTCGCGGGCGAGGTCCGTTCCTTCGACGCCGCATCCCTCATCGAGGAGCGTTTCCTCGTCCAGACCGACCGCTTCAGCCACTTCGCCATGGCCGCGACCGTCCTCGCCCTGGACGACGCCGGCCTCGGCCACGGGGACCCCGCGGAGCCGTACAACATCGGCGTGGTCACCGCGGCCGGCTCCGGTGGCGGAGAGTTCGGACAGCGGGAACTCCAGAAACTGTGGGGCCAGGGATCCCGGTACGTCGGCCCGTACCAGTCCATCGCCTGGTTCTACGCCGCCAGCACCGGCCAGATCTCCATCCGGGGCGGCTTCAAGGGGCCGTGCGGAGTGGTCGCGAGCGACGAGGCGGGCGGCCTGGACTCCATCGCGCACGCCGCCCGCGGGGTACGGCGCGGCACCGGTGCCGTCCTCGCCGGGTCCGCCGAGGCACCCCTCGCCCCGTACTCGATGGTCTGCCAGCTCGGCTACCCCGAGATCAGCACCGTCGAGGACCCCGATCGCGCCTACCGGCCCTTCACCGAGGGAGCCTGCGGGTTCGCACCCGCGGAGGGCGGCGCGATGCTCGTCGTGGAGGAGGCGGCCCGCGCACGCGACCGCGGTGCCGCGATCCGGGCCACCGTGGCCGGGCACGGCGCCACCTTCACCGGTGCCTCCCGCTGGGAGCAGTCCCGGGAGGGACTCGTCCAGGCCATCAAGGTCGCCCTCGACGAGGCGGGCTGCGCCCCGCAGGAGATCGACGTCGTGTTCGCGGACGCCCTGGGCGTACCGGAGGCGGACCGCGCCGAAGCCCTGGCCATCGCCGACGCCCTGGGGGCGCACGGCACCCGGGTGCCCGTCACGGCGCCCAAGACCGGGATCGGGCGGGCCTACTGCGCGGCGCCCGTGCTGGACACCGCGGCCGCGGTGCTCGCCATGGAGAACGGCCTGGTGCCCCCCACCCCCAACGTGTTCGACATCTGCCACGACCTCGACCTGGTGATGTCCCGTGCTCGCCCCGCCGAGCTGAACACGGCCCTGGTCCTCAGCAGGGGACTCATGGGATCCAACGCGGCGCTGGTCGTGCGCCGCGGCGGCGACTCCGCCCGATAG
- a CDS encoding phosphopantetheine-binding protein, producing MIIEVTVDELAKLMKKAAGVTVDPQQLHHASDSPFGTLGLDSLGLLGIVGELENRYSKPLPPDAERCKTPREFLDLVNSTLKTGA from the coding sequence ATGATCATCGAAGTGACCGTCGACGAACTCGCCAAGCTGATGAAGAAGGCCGCCGGAGTCACCGTCGACCCCCAGCAGCTGCACCACGCGTCGGACTCCCCGTTCGGCACCCTCGGCCTCGACTCGCTGGGCCTGCTCGGCATCGTCGGCGAGCTGGAGAACCGGTACAGCAAGCCGCTGCCCCCCGACGCGGAGCGCTGCAAGACGCCCCGCGAGTTCCTCGACCTCGTCAACAGCACCCTCAAGACTGGAGCCTGA
- a CDS encoding SRPBCC family protein: MAGHTENSITIDAPLDLVWDMTNDIENWPQLFSEYASLEVLSRDGDTTSFRLTMHPDENGKVWSWVSERTVDRAARTVRARRVETGPFAHMDIRWEYKETPGGTHMHWVQDFAMKPEAPVDDAWMTDNINRNSRVQMALIRDRIEQAARDRRNAPAVPG; encoded by the coding sequence GTGGCAGGACACACCGAGAACAGCATCACCATCGACGCCCCTCTCGATCTGGTCTGGGACATGACCAACGACATCGAGAACTGGCCGCAGCTGTTCAGCGAGTACGCGTCCCTGGAGGTGCTCTCCCGTGACGGCGACACGACGAGCTTCCGCCTGACCATGCACCCGGACGAGAACGGCAAGGTCTGGAGCTGGGTCTCGGAGCGGACCGTGGACCGCGCCGCGCGGACCGTACGGGCCCGCCGCGTCGAGACCGGCCCCTTCGCCCACATGGACATCCGGTGGGAGTACAAGGAGACCCCGGGCGGCACCCACATGCACTGGGTGCAGGACTTCGCGATGAAGCCCGAGGCCCCGGTCGACGACGCCTGGATGACGGACAACATCAACCGCAACTCCCGCGTCCAGATGGCCCTGATCCGGGACCGCATCGAGCAGGCCGCCCGCGACCGCCGCAACGCGCCAGCCGTACCGGGCTGA
- a CDS encoding TcmI family type II polyketide cyclase — translation MHHALIVARMAPDSAPAIADVFAASDRGELPHLIGVNRRSLFQFGDVYMHLIESDKDPAPAIAKVVGHPEFRSVSEELSAYVSAYDPQTWRSPKDAMARCFYRWERAAAS, via the coding sequence ATGCATCACGCCCTGATCGTCGCCCGGATGGCGCCCGACTCGGCGCCCGCGATCGCCGACGTGTTCGCCGCCTCCGACCGCGGTGAACTGCCGCACCTGATCGGTGTCAACCGGCGCAGCCTCTTCCAGTTCGGTGATGTGTACATGCACCTCATCGAGTCCGACAAGGACCCCGCGCCCGCCATCGCGAAGGTGGTCGGGCACCCGGAGTTCCGCAGCGTCAGCGAGGAACTGTCGGCGTACGTCAGCGCGTACGACCCGCAGACGTGGCGCAGCCCCAAGGACGCCATGGCGCGCTGCTTCTACCGTTGGGAGCGCGCCGCCGCCTCCTGA
- a CDS encoding methyltransferase yields MTTAEQAPHRTPAEQAPPPPMRLRELVFGAACAAAVRAAARLGVADALEETPMSVEDLAAAVKTQPQTLRRLLRALSCQGVFVEQPDGAFAHTEMSRLLREDDPHSLRYIALWCTEPWTWNVWPKLDEAVRSGRNVFEDVYEKEFFEYLNEEAPESAYVFNRAMTTSSEQSARDVANLLDLDGVSSVADIGGGQGQVVASLLEKHPGMHGTLLDLPGVVENADARLRDGGSLADRVRVVAGDCREDIPVQADVYIIKNILEWDDDSTRRALANVRKAARPGARVVVIENLVDDTPSMKFTTSMDLLLLLNVGGAKHTRQSMVDRLTAAGLVIGEVRPVNAYLHAFECTVPA; encoded by the coding sequence ATGACAACTGCCGAGCAGGCTCCGCACCGGACGCCCGCCGAACAGGCTCCCCCGCCGCCCATGCGGCTGCGGGAGCTCGTCTTCGGAGCGGCGTGCGCCGCCGCCGTGCGCGCCGCCGCCCGCCTGGGCGTGGCCGACGCCCTGGAAGAGACGCCGATGAGCGTCGAGGACCTGGCCGCGGCGGTCAAGACCCAGCCGCAGACCCTGCGCCGGCTGCTGCGCGCCCTGTCCTGCCAGGGCGTCTTCGTGGAACAACCGGACGGCGCGTTCGCCCACACGGAGATGTCCCGGCTGCTGCGCGAGGACGACCCGCACAGCCTGCGGTACATCGCCCTGTGGTGCACCGAGCCCTGGACGTGGAACGTCTGGCCCAAGCTCGACGAGGCCGTTCGCTCCGGCCGCAACGTCTTCGAGGACGTGTACGAGAAGGAGTTCTTCGAGTACCTCAACGAGGAGGCGCCCGAGTCCGCGTACGTCTTCAACCGGGCCATGACGACGTCCAGCGAACAGTCCGCGCGCGATGTCGCGAACCTGCTCGACCTCGACGGGGTGTCCTCGGTCGCCGACATCGGCGGCGGTCAGGGACAGGTCGTGGCCAGCCTGCTGGAGAAGCACCCCGGGATGCACGGCACCCTGCTCGACCTGCCGGGCGTGGTGGAGAACGCGGACGCGCGCCTGCGCGACGGCGGTTCGCTGGCCGACCGGGTGCGCGTCGTGGCCGGTGACTGCCGCGAGGACATCCCGGTACAGGCGGACGTGTACATCATCAAGAACATCCTGGAGTGGGACGACGACAGCACCCGCCGGGCGCTGGCGAACGTCCGGAAGGCGGCGCGGCCCGGTGCCCGTGTCGTCGTCATCGAGAACCTCGTGGACGACACCCCGTCGATGAAGTTCACGACCTCCATGGACCTGCTGCTCCTCCTCAACGTCGGCGGCGCGAAGCACACCCGGCAGAGCATGGTCGACCGGCTGACGGCCGCGGGCCTGGTCATCGGAGAGGTCCGTCCGGTCAACGCGTATCTCCACGCGTTCGAGTGCACCGTCCCGGCCTGA
- a CDS encoding nitrous oxide reductase family maturation protein NosD, which yields MTKRQMAYLACTAAVMATGLGAAPSADHRAVHRVRPGESIQQAVDTARPGDTVLILPGTYHESVRVTVPNLTVRGFGARRTVIEPGPASAVDACAKAGNGICVTGTDSSPLTGVTVRALTLRGFAKQGLWASGTDRLTVRGVTAEDNGQWGIAQERSVRGVFRYNTARGNGDAGLFVANTVSTEEGARDTRGTVISHNRLVGNRIGVTVRRLRNLTVADNEATGNCTGVFVVGDENKPHAGALAVRRNNIHANNRSCPKTPRLPALQGSGIVLTGTEDSLVTWNRVVDNVGASPLSGGIVLFKSFVGAANRGDVIRDNVVLRNGPADLADRDPAGKDNVFLRNICRVSQPAGRC from the coding sequence ATGACCAAACGACAGATGGCCTACCTCGCCTGCACCGCGGCCGTCATGGCGACGGGGCTGGGTGCCGCCCCGTCGGCCGACCACCGCGCCGTGCACCGGGTGAGACCCGGCGAGTCCATTCAGCAGGCCGTGGACACCGCACGACCGGGGGACACCGTCCTCATCCTCCCCGGCACCTATCACGAGAGCGTCCGCGTCACCGTGCCGAACCTGACGGTGCGAGGCTTCGGTGCCCGCCGCACCGTCATCGAGCCGGGCCCGGCCTCCGCCGTCGACGCCTGCGCCAAGGCCGGCAACGGCATCTGCGTCACCGGTACGGACAGCAGCCCCCTCACGGGGGTCACCGTGCGCGCACTGACCCTCCGGGGCTTCGCCAAGCAGGGCCTGTGGGCGTCGGGAACCGACCGGCTGACCGTCCGCGGGGTGACCGCCGAGGACAACGGCCAGTGGGGCATCGCCCAGGAGAGGTCCGTCCGCGGGGTGTTCCGGTACAACACCGCCAGGGGCAACGGCGACGCCGGCCTGTTCGTCGCCAACACGGTCTCCACCGAGGAGGGCGCCCGGGACACCCGGGGGACGGTGATCAGCCACAACCGACTGGTGGGCAACCGGATCGGCGTCACGGTGCGCCGACTGCGCAACCTCACCGTCGCCGACAACGAGGCGACCGGCAACTGCACCGGCGTGTTCGTCGTGGGCGACGAGAACAAGCCGCACGCCGGAGCCCTGGCCGTCCGCCGGAACAACATCCACGCCAACAACAGGTCCTGCCCCAAGACCCCCCGGCTGCCCGCGCTGCAGGGCTCGGGCATCGTCCTCACCGGCACCGAGGACTCCCTGGTGACGTGGAACAGGGTCGTGGACAACGTGGGCGCCTCCCCCCTGTCGGGCGGCATCGTGCTGTTCAAGAGCTTCGTCGGCGCCGCCAACCGGGGTGACGTGATCCGCGACAACGTGGTGCTGCGCAACGGCCCGGCCGACCTCGCCGACCGCGACCCCGCCGGCAAGGACAACGTGTTCCTCCGCAACATCTGCCGGGTCTCCCAGCCCGCCGGCAGGTGCTGA